One genomic segment of Candidatus Fukatsuia endosymbiont of Tuberolachnus salignus includes these proteins:
- the mukB gene encoding chromosome partition protein MukB, with protein sequence MIERGKFRSLTLVNWNGFFARTFDLDELVTTLSGGNGAGKSTTMAAFVTALIPDLTLLHFRNTTEAGATTGSRDKGLHGKLRAGVCYATLDVVNSRHQRILLGVRLQQVVGRDRKVDIKPFTIQGLPITLQPTQILTEILSQRQARVLTLAELKVRLEEIEGVQFKQFNSITDYHSLMFDLGVIPKRLRSASDRSKFYRLIEASLYGGISSAITRSLRDYLLPENSGVRKAFQDMEAALRENRMTLEAIRTTQSDRDLFKHLITESTHYVAADYMRHANERRIHLDSSLVLRGELFSNRQKLQVEQYRYVEMVRELAEKSSSESVLEADHQAASDHLNLVQTVLRQQEKIERYQSDLEELAYRLEEQGAVMADAADQQAANEAKAEAAEQEVDELKNQLADYQQALDVQQTRAIQYQQALQALDRARTLCQLPELAADNAEHWLATFHAVDQEKTAALLQIEQKLSVAEVAHSQFEQAYQLVINIAGQVDRAQAWQSARELLRDWPAQQHLAERVQPLHIALSELDQRLRAQRDVERMLQEFCKDQEQQYQPEELVDLQRELEQQVATLSLGVNDVAERRMEIRQELEQIKQKIATLTARAPIWLVAQDALHQLNEQRKRILALWRHHSEWHVLENSAQMTEYMQQLFEYERKITIERDTVANKQREIEIQIERLNQPNGAEDPRLLVLAERFGGVLLSEIYDDITLDDAAYFSALYGPARYGIVVPDLSLLVGQLQNLEDCPEDLYLIEGDPQSFNNDVFTVEEHGKAVLVKIADRQWRYSCYPKMPLFGRAARENHLEVLYLERANLAQRYALLSFDVQKIQRVHQACSHFIGTHLSVVFDTDPEAEIRLLNIRRTEVERNLTTHENQNQQHQQQLERAKEAISSLNKLIPFVSLLLDDGLQHRVEKMTAEQAVAGLAARHIQQHGESLAKLEPLLAVLQSDPQQHKQLQADYLQTKQQQQQAKQQTFALTEVVQRRVHFSYSDSAGMLIENADLNDGLRQRLEHAETARTRARERWREYQVQFTQYNQVLASLKSSYDTKKEVLKELAQELQDSGIQADINAYERASRHRDELHRALRDNRLQRNQLEKQLMYSEAETDNLQKKQGKLERDYRQMRERIVNAKAGWCRIMSMVKDNGIERRLHRRELAYRGADELRSMSDKALGALRLAVADNEHLRDVLRLSEDPKHPERKIAFYIAVYQHLRERIRQDIIHTDDPVEAIEQMEIELGRLTEELTTREQKLAISCKSVANIIRKTIQREQNRIRMLNQGLQTVSFGQVKSVRLHVNIREAHASLLEVLSEQQEQHQDLFNSNRLTFSEALAKLYQRLNPQVDMGQRLPQTVGEELLDYRNYLELTVEVYRGADGWLKAESGALSTGEAIGTGMSILVMVVQSWEEESRRLRGKDISPCRLLFLDEAARLDAKSIATLFELCARLEMQLIIAAPENISPEKGTTYKLVRKVFNNHEHVHVVGLRGFVNTSLEEEVVAV encoded by the coding sequence ATAATCGAACGAGGTAAGTTTCGCTCACTGACATTGGTTAACTGGAATGGTTTTTTTGCTCGCACTTTCGATCTGGATGAATTAGTCACCACTTTATCAGGCGGTAACGGTGCGGGTAAATCCACGACTATGGCTGCTTTTGTCACCGCCTTGATCCCGGATCTGACCTTACTGCATTTTCGTAATACCACGGAAGCCGGTGCTACCACGGGTTCGCGTGATAAAGGTTTACACGGCAAATTGCGTGCTGGAGTCTGTTATGCCACTCTGGATGTTGTGAATTCGCGTCATCAACGGATATTGCTGGGCGTGCGTTTACAACAGGTGGTGGGGCGGGATCGTAAGGTTGATATTAAACCCTTTACCATTCAGGGATTGCCGATCACGCTTCAGCCAACACAAATACTGACGGAAATACTGAGTCAACGTCAGGCACGAGTTCTCACCTTAGCTGAGCTGAAAGTGCGCCTTGAGGAGATAGAAGGGGTACAATTTAAGCAGTTTAATTCGATTACTGATTACCACTCTTTGATGTTTGATTTGGGTGTGATCCCAAAACGGCTGCGTTCTGCGTCTGATCGCAGTAAATTTTATCGATTGATAGAGGCCTCTTTATACGGTGGTATTTCCAGTGCCATCACACGCTCACTGCGGGATTACCTGTTACCGGAAAATAGCGGTGTGCGTAAAGCTTTTCAGGACATGGAAGCGGCATTGCGGGAAAACCGCATGACATTGGAGGCGATACGTACTACTCAGTCGGACAGGGATCTATTTAAACACTTGATTACAGAATCGACACATTACGTCGCTGCCGATTATATGCGCCATGCCAATGAACGGCGTATTCATCTTGATAGTAGCCTGGTTCTACGGGGAGAGCTGTTTAGCAACCGTCAAAAACTGCAGGTGGAACAGTATCGTTATGTTGAGATGGTGCGCGAATTGGCAGAAAAAAGTAGCTCAGAGTCAGTTTTGGAAGCGGATCATCAAGCTGCCAGCGATCATTTGAATCTGGTGCAAACAGTCCTACGTCAGCAGGAGAAAATCGAACGTTATCAGAGCGATTTAGAAGAGTTAGCTTATCGACTGGAAGAACAAGGTGCAGTGATGGCTGATGCGGCGGATCAGCAAGCAGCAAATGAAGCAAAAGCTGAAGCTGCAGAGCAAGAAGTCGATGAACTAAAAAATCAATTGGCGGACTACCAACAGGCGTTGGATGTGCAACAGACCCGTGCCATTCAGTATCAACAGGCGTTGCAAGCATTGGATCGTGCTCGCACACTGTGCCAGTTGCCCGAACTGGCAGCCGATAATGCTGAACACTGGTTGGCAACTTTTCATGCTGTCGATCAAGAAAAAACTGCCGCTTTACTTCAGATTGAGCAAAAACTGAGTGTGGCAGAGGTTGCTCACAGCCAGTTTGAGCAGGCTTATCAACTCGTGATCAATATCGCTGGGCAGGTAGATCGTGCTCAGGCCTGGCAAAGTGCGCGTGAGTTATTACGCGATTGGCCGGCACAACAACATCTGGCGGAGCGTGTACAGCCATTACATATCGCTTTATCCGAATTGGACCAGCGTTTGCGTGCTCAACGGGATGTCGAACGGATGTTGCAAGAATTTTGTAAAGATCAGGAGCAGCAGTATCAACCCGAAGAGCTGGTAGATCTGCAACGTGAATTGGAGCAACAAGTTGCTACACTCTCACTCGGAGTCAACGACGTGGCAGAACGTCGTATGGAAATACGTCAAGAGTTGGAGCAAATTAAACAAAAAATTGCCACGTTAACTGCCCGCGCGCCCATCTGGTTGGTGGCACAGGATGCGTTGCATCAGCTCAATGAGCAGAGAAAGCGAATATTAGCGCTGTGGCGCCATCACAGCGAGTGGCATGTATTGGAAAATAGTGCTCAGATGACGGAGTACATGCAGCAATTGTTTGAATATGAACGTAAAATCACGATTGAACGCGACACAGTAGCGAATAAGCAACGTGAAATTGAAATACAGATTGAACGTTTGAACCAGCCAAATGGGGCGGAAGATCCACGATTACTCGTACTCGCAGAGCGTTTTGGTGGCGTGCTGTTATCAGAAATTTATGACGACATTACCCTTGACGACGCTGCCTATTTTTCTGCCCTTTATGGCCCTGCACGTTATGGCATTGTCGTGCCAGATCTATCGTTGTTAGTGGGACAACTGCAAAATCTAGAAGATTGTCCAGAAGATCTTTATCTGATCGAAGGGGATCCTCAATCGTTCAATAACGATGTTTTCACTGTAGAAGAGCATGGAAAAGCGGTACTAGTGAAAATCGCTGATCGCCAATGGCGTTATTCTTGCTATCCCAAAATGCCGTTATTTGGTCGTGCCGCCCGTGAAAATCACCTTGAAGTGTTATATTTGGAGCGAGCTAACTTAGCTCAGCGCTACGCTCTGCTGTCGTTTGACGTACAAAAAATTCAGCGTGTGCATCAGGCATGCAGTCATTTTATTGGTACTCACCTGTCTGTTGTTTTTGATACTGATCCAGAAGCGGAAATTCGGTTGCTTAATATTCGACGTACTGAAGTAGAACGTAATTTAACTACCCATGAAAATCAGAATCAGCAACATCAACAACAGCTTGAACGGGCAAAAGAAGCAATTTCTTCCCTTAATAAATTGATCCCTTTCGTTTCTTTACTGCTTGACGATGGGTTGCAACACCGTGTAGAAAAAATGACCGCTGAGCAGGCAGTGGCTGGCCTCGCTGCTCGTCATATTCAGCAACATGGTGAATCTTTAGCTAAATTGGAGCCTTTGCTTGCAGTATTACAAAGTGATCCACAGCAACACAAACAGTTGCAGGCAGATTACCTACAAACGAAGCAGCAGCAGCAGCAAGCCAAACAACAAACATTTGCTTTAACTGAAGTGGTGCAACGGCGAGTTCACTTTAGCTACAGTGATTCGGCTGGTATGTTAATAGAAAATGCAGATCTTAATGACGGATTGCGCCAACGTCTTGAACATGCGGAAACAGCACGTACCCGTGCTCGTGAACGATGGCGAGAGTATCAGGTTCAATTTACCCAGTACAATCAAGTTCTAGCATCGTTGAAAAGTTCTTATGATACCAAAAAAGAAGTGTTGAAAGAGCTCGCTCAGGAGTTACAGGATAGTGGTATACAGGCCGATATCAATGCTTACGAACGTGCTTCGAGGCATCGCGATGAATTGCATAGAGCGCTTCGTGACAATCGTTTACAACGTAATCAGTTAGAAAAACAGCTGATGTACTCTGAGGCAGAGACGGATAATTTACAGAAAAAGCAAGGCAAATTAGAACGCGATTACCGTCAGATGCGGGAACGAATTGTTAATGCAAAAGCGGGCTGGTGTCGGATTATGAGCATGGTGAAAGACAACGGTATTGAACGCCGCCTGCACCGCCGTGAGCTGGCCTATAGGGGGGCGGATGAGCTTCGTTCGATGTCGGATAAAGCGCTAGGTGCATTACGGCTGGCGGTCGCTGACAATGAGCATCTGCGTGATGTACTACGTTTATCGGAAGATCCTAAACATCCAGAGCGAAAAATTGCTTTCTATATTGCTGTTTACCAGCATTTACGGGAACGTATCCGTCAGGATATTATCCACACCGATGATCCGGTGGAAGCTATCGAGCAAATGGAAATTGAATTGGGACGCTTGACTGAAGAATTAACTACACGTGAGCAAAAACTAGCCATCAGTTGTAAAAGCGTCGCTAATATTATCCGTAAAACCATTCAACGGGAACAAAATCGGATCCGTATGTTAAACCAGGGCTTGCAAACCGTTTCCTTTGGTCAGGTAAAAAGTGTACGGCTTCATGTAAATATACGTGAAGCTCATGCTAGCTTACTGGAAGTACTTTCTGAGCAGCAAGAACAACATCAGGATCTGTTTAACAGTAATCGTTTAACTTTTTCTGAAGCATTAGCAAAATTGTATCAGCGCCTCAATCCTCAGGTGGATATGGGGCAGCGTTTGCCGCAGACGGTCGGTGAAGAACTATTAGATTATCGCAATTATCTGGAATTGACGGTGGAAGTTTACCGTGGCGCTGATGGTTGGCTAAAAGCGGAAAGTGGTGCATTATCAACAGGTGAAGCGATAGGTACAGGTATGTCGATTCTTGTTATGGTCGTGCAAAGTTGGGAAGAAGAATCACGGCGTTTACGGGGCAAAGATATTTCACCCTGTCGTTTACTCTTCCTTGATGAAGCTGCTCGATTGGATGCCAAATCTATCGCCACGCTGTTTGAATTATGTGCACGATTGGAAATGCAGTTAATTATTGCAGCACCAGAAAATATCAGTCCCGAAAAAGGTACAACGTACAAATTGGTGCGAAAAGTATTTAATAATCATGAACACGTTCATGTGGTTGGATTACGTGGCTTTGTTAACACGTCTCTTGAAGAAGAGGTTGTAGCTGTATAG
- the rplS gene encoding 50S ribosomal protein L19 has product MSNIIKQIEQEQMRTNLPAFRPGDTVEVKVKVVDGEGTKSRPKNTERLQAFEGVVIAIRNRGLHSAFTVRKISKSVGVERVFQTHSPIIDSIEVKRCGAVRRAKLYYLRTRTGKSARIKEDLSRKRNAS; this is encoded by the coding sequence ATGAGCAACATTATTAAACAGATTGAACAAGAACAAATGAGGACGAACCTACCTGCATTCCGTCCTGGTGACACTGTGGAAGTTAAGGTAAAGGTGGTTGATGGTGAAGGAACCAAATCACGACCAAAAAATACAGAACGTTTGCAGGCATTCGAAGGTGTCGTTATCGCCATTCGCAACCGTGGCCTGCACTCCGCATTCACCGTGCGTAAAATTTCCAAGAGTGTGGGCGTTGAACGCGTGTTTCAAACCCACTCTCCCATCATCGACAGCATTGAGGTGAAGCGCTGTGGTGCCGTTCGTAGAGCCAAATTGTACTACCTACGTACACGTACTGGTAAATCGGCACGTATCAAAGAGGATCTTAGCCGAAAACGTAACGCTAGCTGA
- the plsB gene encoding glycerol-3-phosphate 1-O-acyltransferase PlsB, whose product MSGWRKIYYKLLNLPLNFWVKSRVIPADPLTELGLDPLCPVLYVLPYYSKADLLTLRTQCLAQDLPDPLDPLEMDGRQLPSYVFIARGSRAAPDCRFKQESVKLFHDYLDLHRNNPELDVQMLPVSVMFGRSPGREQHGTLRLLNGIQKFFALLWLGRDSFVRFSNKVSLRYMADEHGTDKTIAHKLARVANMHFSRQRLAAVGPSLPVRQDLFNKLLSSKAIEKALLDEVRIKKISYEQAQQNAMLLMAEIAADFSYEAVRFSDRVLSWTWNRLYQGINVHNAERVRQLAQDGHEIVYVPCHRSHMDYLLLSYVLYHQGLVPPHIAAGVNLNFWPAGPIFRRLGAFFIRRSFKGNKLYSTVFCEYLSELFTRGYSVEYFLEGGRSRTGRLLEPKTGILSITIQAMLRGGTRPITLVPIYIGYEHVMEVSTYAKELRGAAKEKENLLQMIRGLRKLRNLGQGYVNFGEPLSLMTYLNHHIPQWRESIDPIEAPRPSWLTSVVNDLASQIMVRINNAAAANAMNLCSTALLASRQRSLARGQLLEQLDCYLQLLRYVPYAHDVTVPDKTPQELLDHALKMNKFELEQDNIGEIVILPPEQAVLMTYYRNNIQHLLVLPSLIASMVIHHNGITRVEILRQIEIIYPMLQAELFLHYSKEQLPQILDTLFDELVRQQLICDTDNQLIANVARIRPLQLLAAGVRETLQRYAITFFLLSVDPQITRSVLEKKSRIMAQRLSVLHGINAPESFDKAVFTTLVTKLREENFMSDNDNSIGMDTTLQIYRMLSHLMTPEVKLTIESASIAVKTDTTLVLSNGSPSNTQD is encoded by the coding sequence ATGTCAGGTTGGCGTAAAATATACTATAAGTTACTGAACTTACCACTTAATTTTTGGGTAAAAAGCAGGGTTATTCCGGCAGATCCGCTGACAGAATTAGGTCTGGATCCCTTATGTCCTGTTCTGTACGTGTTGCCTTATTATTCTAAAGCTGATTTGCTGACGTTACGGACGCAGTGTTTGGCGCAAGATTTGCCTGATCCCTTAGATCCCTTAGAAATGGATGGTAGGCAACTCCCCAGCTATGTTTTCATTGCCAGGGGTTCTAGAGCGGCGCCTGATTGTCGTTTTAAACAGGAATCGGTGAAGTTGTTTCACGATTATTTAGATCTGCATCGCAATAACCCTGAATTGGATGTACAAATGTTGCCGGTCTCGGTGATGTTTGGGCGTTCACCAGGTCGTGAGCAACATGGCACACTACGTTTACTTAATGGCATACAAAAATTCTTTGCTTTATTGTGGCTAGGTCGTGACAGCTTTGTTCGTTTTTCAAACAAAGTGTCATTGCGCTATATGGCGGATGAGCACGGTACAGATAAAACCATCGCTCATAAATTGGCTCGGGTAGCCAATATGCATTTTTCCCGACAACGTTTGGCTGCGGTTGGACCAAGCTTACCGGTTCGTCAAGATCTGTTCAACAAATTGCTGTCTTCTAAAGCTATTGAAAAAGCGCTATTGGATGAAGTACGTATAAAAAAAATTTCTTATGAACAAGCGCAGCAAAACGCCATGCTACTGATGGCAGAAATCGCTGCTGATTTTTCTTATGAGGCGGTACGTTTTTCCGATCGTGTATTGAGTTGGACTTGGAATCGTCTCTATCAGGGGATTAATGTCCACAATGCCGAACGGGTACGCCAGTTGGCACAGGATGGGCATGAGATAGTCTATGTGCCCTGTCATCGTAGTCATATGGATTATTTACTGCTCTCCTATGTGCTTTATCACCAAGGTTTGGTGCCACCCCATATCGCGGCGGGAGTTAATCTGAATTTTTGGCCTGCGGGGCCAATTTTTCGCCGTTTGGGGGCGTTCTTTATCCGCCGTTCTTTTAAAGGCAATAAACTTTATTCGACGGTATTTTGTGAATATCTTAGCGAACTCTTTACCCGTGGTTATTCGGTAGAATATTTTCTTGAAGGAGGGCGTTCTCGTACAGGGCGTTTACTGGAACCTAAAACAGGCATTCTATCTATTACTATTCAGGCCATGTTACGGGGGGGGACACGTCCTATTACACTGGTGCCAATTTATATTGGCTACGAGCATGTGATGGAAGTGAGCACTTACGCCAAAGAATTGCGTGGCGCAGCCAAAGAGAAAGAAAACCTGCTGCAAATGATACGTGGTCTGCGCAAATTGCGTAATCTGGGGCAAGGCTACGTGAATTTTGGTGAACCTTTATCGTTGATGACTTATCTTAATCACCATATCCCTCAATGGCGTGAATCCATTGACCCTATTGAGGCACCACGTCCGAGTTGGCTGACGTCGGTAGTGAATGATCTAGCAAGCCAGATTATGGTGAGGATCAACAATGCTGCCGCCGCCAATGCGATGAATTTATGTTCGACTGCGCTGTTAGCCTCGCGTCAGCGTTCATTGGCACGTGGTCAGCTGCTTGAACAGCTTGATTGTTATTTACAACTTTTGCGTTATGTGCCCTACGCTCATGACGTCACTGTACCGGATAAAACGCCGCAAGAATTGCTTGATCATGCATTAAAGATGAATAAGTTTGAGTTAGAGCAAGACAACATCGGCGAAATTGTGATTTTGCCACCTGAGCAAGCTGTGTTGATGACTTATTATCGTAATAATATTCAGCATTTGCTGGTACTGCCTTCATTGATTGCTAGTATGGTCATTCACCACAATGGTATTACGCGAGTAGAAATACTGCGTCAAATAGAAATAATTTATCCTATGCTGCAAGCTGAACTCTTTTTGCATTACAGTAAAGAGCAGTTACCGCAGATACTGGATACTTTGTTTGATGAATTGGTTCGTCAACAGTTAATTTGTGATACCGATAATCAGTTAATAGCAAATGTGGCACGTATCCGTCCGTTACAACTGTTAGCCGCCGGAGTGCGTGAAACATTACAACGCTATGCCATTACCTTTTTTTTACTCAGTGTGGATCCGCAAATAACACGAAGCGTCTTAGAAAAAAAAAGCCGTATTATGGCGCAACGTCTATCGGTATTACATGGTATTAATGCTCCCGAGTCTTTTGATAAAGCCGTGTTCACAACACTAGTAACGAAGTTACGTGAAGAAAACTTTATGAGTGACAATGATAATTCCATCGGAATGGATACGACGTTACAAATTTACCGTATGCTGAGCCATCTGATGACACCTGAAGTGAAATTGACCATTGAAAGTGCAAGCATAGCTGTGAAAACTGATACCACCTTGGTATTATCAAATGGATCTCCATCAAATACTCAAGATTAG
- the ffh gene encoding signal recognition particle protein yields MFENLTDRLSGAMRNISGRGRLTEKNIKDALREVHVALLDADVSLSVVQAIISEITKHALGKTVNRGFTPGQELIKIVKRELTSAMGDANSELNLAAQPPAVVLVAGLQGAGKTTSVAKLGKFLKAKHKKKVLVVSADVYRPAAIQQLERLAQEVEIDFYPSHEQEEPIDIVNRALERAEIQFYDVLIVDTAGRLHVDDAMMDEIKKLHTAVNPVETLFVVDAMTGQDAANIATAFNQALPLTGVVLTKVDGDARGGAALSIRHLTGKPIKFLGVGEKTDALEPFYPDRIASRILGMGDVLSLIDDIESTVNQAQAKKMATKLKKGHGFDLNDFQEQLKQMRNMGGVNNMLNKMPGIGQLSGNIKSQMDDKMTVRMEAIINSMTLKERAKPEIIKGSHRRRIASGSGVQVHDVNVLLKQFDDMQRMMKKMKNGGMTKMMRSMRGMMLPGFLGR; encoded by the coding sequence ATGTTTGAAAATTTAACTGATCGATTGTCAGGCGCAATGCGCAATATCAGCGGCCGTGGTCGACTGACAGAAAAAAATATTAAAGATGCCCTACGTGAAGTCCACGTGGCACTACTCGACGCTGATGTGTCTTTGTCAGTGGTACAGGCTATTATTAGCGAAATTACAAAACATGCTCTGGGCAAAACCGTCAATAGAGGCTTTACGCCAGGTCAAGAACTGATAAAAATAGTCAAACGTGAATTGACCTCAGCAATGGGTGATGCCAACAGCGAGTTAAATCTCGCTGCCCAACCTCCTGCCGTCGTGTTGGTGGCAGGACTACAAGGTGCAGGTAAAACCACCAGTGTAGCTAAACTGGGAAAATTTCTTAAAGCAAAACACAAGAAAAAGGTGTTGGTCGTATCGGCTGACGTTTATCGGCCGGCGGCGATACAACAGTTAGAAAGATTAGCGCAAGAAGTAGAGATTGATTTCTACCCATCTCATGAACAGGAAGAACCGATTGATATTGTTAACCGTGCCTTGGAACGAGCAGAGATCCAGTTCTACGATGTGCTGATCGTCGATACAGCAGGTCGTCTGCACGTTGATGACGCAATGATGGACGAAATCAAAAAATTACATACCGCAGTGAATCCGGTAGAAACCTTATTTGTGGTTGATGCCATGACGGGTCAAGATGCTGCTAATATCGCTACGGCGTTTAACCAGGCTTTGCCTCTCACCGGGGTAGTATTAACTAAAGTCGATGGCGATGCACGTGGTGGAGCCGCTTTGTCTATCCGCCATCTCACAGGCAAACCAATTAAATTTCTCGGTGTCGGTGAAAAAACCGATGCATTAGAGCCATTTTATCCCGATCGCATAGCCTCACGTATTCTTGGCATGGGTGACGTACTGTCGCTAATAGACGATATTGAAAGCACAGTCAATCAAGCTCAAGCTAAAAAAATGGCGACCAAGCTGAAAAAAGGCCACGGATTCGATCTGAACGACTTCCAGGAACAGCTAAAGCAAATGCGCAATATGGGTGGCGTGAACAATATGTTGAATAAAATGCCCGGTATAGGCCAATTATCTGGCAACATAAAATCACAGATGGATGATAAAATGACGGTACGTATGGAAGCTATCATTAATTCAATGACACTCAAAGAACGTGCTAAACCAGAAATCATCAAAGGTTCTCACCGGCGCCGTATCGCCAGTGGATCAGGCGTACAAGTGCACGATGTCAACGTTTTATTGAAACAATTCGATGATATGCAACGCATGATGAAAAAGATGAAGAATGGAGGCATGACGAAAATGATGCGCAGCATGAGGGGCATGATGCTACCGGGCTTCCTCGGTCGTTAA
- the trmD gene encoding tRNA (guanosine(37)-N1)-methyltransferase TrmD — MFRAITDYGVTGRAVRKGLLEIACWNPRDFTSDQHRTVDDRPYGGGPGMLMMVQPLRAAIRAAKEKASLAAEVIYLSPQGRKLDQQGVIELTAYQKIILVCGRYEGIDERVIKTEINQEWSVGDYVLSGGELPAMTLIDSISRFIPGVLGHRASAEEDSFVDGLLDCPHYTRPKMLDGMEVPQILLSGNHAEIRRWRLKQSLGRTWLRRPELLASLALTDEQMVLLAEFQQEHETLSKRTCVVEPCNKTM, encoded by the coding sequence ATGTTTCGCGCAATAACCGATTACGGAGTAACAGGTCGAGCGGTGAGAAAAGGGTTGTTAGAGATAGCCTGTTGGAACCCACGTGATTTCACTTCCGACCAACATCGTACCGTAGATGACCGTCCTTATGGCGGTGGACCGGGGATGCTCATGATGGTACAACCGTTGCGTGCAGCTATCCGTGCAGCCAAAGAAAAGGCTAGCCTAGCAGCCGAAGTGATTTATCTATCACCTCAAGGGCGCAAACTAGACCAACAAGGTGTTATTGAGCTGACAGCTTATCAGAAGATAATTCTGGTGTGTGGGCGCTACGAAGGGATAGATGAACGCGTGATCAAAACAGAAATTAACCAGGAATGGTCGGTGGGTGATTACGTTCTCAGTGGTGGTGAGTTACCGGCAATGACATTGATTGATTCAATCTCCCGCTTTATACCGGGTGTTTTAGGTCATCGAGCCTCAGCCGAAGAAGATTCTTTTGTTGATGGATTGCTAGACTGCCCACACTATACCCGTCCTAAAATGTTAGATGGAATGGAAGTCCCTCAAATCCTACTGTCGGGCAACCATGCTGAGATCCGTCGCTGGCGTTTAAAGCAGTCGTTGGGTCGTACCTGGCTAAGAAGGCCTGAACTTCTGGCAAGCCTAGCTCTGACTGACGAGCAAATGGTGCTGCTGGCTGAGTTCCAACAGGAGCATGAAACCCTCAGCAAGAGAACTTGCGTAGTAGAGCCATGCAATAAAACCATGTAG
- the rimM gene encoding ribosome maturation factor RimM (Essential for efficient processing of 16S rRNA) translates to MSKQLNSVVSTQPIVLGKVGSAYGIHGWLRVFSFTENANNIFDYQPWFVQQASQWRHLELESWKYHNRDLIIKAKGVDDREAASQLTNLEIIVDAPQLPPLSDGEYYWKDLIGCQVVTTSGYQLGKIVDMMETGSNDVMVVKANLKDAFGIKERLIPYLDEQVIKQVDIAAQRVEVDWEPHF, encoded by the coding sequence ATGAGCAAACAACTTAATTCTGTCGTCTCTACGCAGCCGATTGTTCTCGGTAAAGTGGGATCGGCTTACGGTATTCACGGTTGGCTCAGAGTGTTTTCATTCACCGAAAATGCTAACAATATTTTTGATTATCAACCTTGGTTTGTCCAACAAGCAAGTCAGTGGCGGCATCTCGAACTAGAGAGCTGGAAGTACCACAACCGAGATCTTATCATCAAAGCAAAAGGTGTCGATGATCGAGAAGCCGCGAGTCAACTCACTAACCTAGAGATTATAGTTGATGCGCCACAGCTTCCCCCTTTAAGTGATGGTGAATACTATTGGAAAGACCTTATTGGTTGTCAGGTAGTGACCACGTCTGGTTATCAACTAGGTAAAATCGTCGATATGATGGAAACCGGTTCTAACGATGTGATGGTAGTGAAAGCAAACCTGAAAGATGCATTTGGCATCAAAGAACGTTTGATCCCATACCTTGATGAGCAAGTCATAAAACAAGTCGATATCGCGGCTCAACGGGTTGAAGTAGATTGGGAGCCTCATTTTTGA
- a CDS encoding diacylglycerol kinase, giving the protein MKNQTAALIRLYRAAHYSVKGLRVAWKNEAAFRQETVAAIAAIIVAYCLDLTIIERVLLIGSVILVIIVEIINSAIEAAVDRIGSELHPLSGQAKDMASAAVLLAILLAFFVWISILI; this is encoded by the coding sequence ATGAAAAATCAGACAGCAGCATTAATCCGTCTCTACAGAGCTGCCCACTATTCGGTAAAAGGATTACGGGTGGCGTGGAAAAATGAAGCGGCTTTTCGCCAAGAAACTGTAGCGGCTATTGCCGCCATCATAGTTGCCTACTGCCTCGATTTGACGATAATCGAACGTGTTTTATTGATAGGATCGGTGATACTGGTCATCATCGTTGAAATAATAAACAGTGCCATTGAAGCGGCTGTTGATCGTATTGGTAGTGAATTACATCCACTGTCAGGTCAGGCGAAAGATATGGCTTCGGCGGCAGTCTTGTTGGCTATTTTATTGGCTTTCTTTGTTTGGATAAGTATTTTAATTTGA